From a single Pseudorasbora parva isolate DD20220531a chromosome 17, ASM2467924v1, whole genome shotgun sequence genomic region:
- the gpatch11 gene encoding G patch domain-containing protein 11, whose protein sequence is MAEDEDDYMSDAFLNQISDVRPGVPMVKRMKDALRKEAVAKEKNIQNRQKSFREQEQESREAALQSSISSQNKGFALLQKMGYKAGQGLGKAGAGRVEPVPLNIKTDRGGIGMEELKKRKADEELQNYRRKVQMKQHVEKKSLEDFRVRKRTEREERQTQGDLWKSQRACEQLDSQKGITAPRESWYWPEVVKDEEAELLEEEETKPEGSDDEEEEEEELTPLDKLQFLTSYLRGVHFYCIWCGTAFDDEDDLSSNCPGDTAADHDD, encoded by the exons ATGGCTGAGGATGAAGATGACTACATGTCTGACGCTTTCCTGAACCAAAT CTCAGACGTCCGGCCTGGCGTGCCGATGGTGAAGCGCATGAAGGACGCTTTGAGAAAGGAGGCAGTTGCGAAAGAGAAGAACATACAGAACCGGCAGAAGAGCTTCAGAGAGCAGGAGCAGGAGAGCCGCGAGGCTGCGCTGCAGAGCTCCATAAGCAGCCAAAATAAAGGCTTTGCATTACTGCAGAAAATGGGCTATAAAGCAGGACAAGGCCTGGGCAAAGCCG GTGCTGGACGGGTGGAGCCGGTTCCTCTCAACATCAAAACAG ACAGAGGCGGCATCGGCATGGAAGAACTCAAGAAGAGGAAAGCAGACGAGGAGCTTCAGAATTACCGGAGAAAAGTGCAAATGAAACAACACGTGGAAAAGAAATCACTCGAGGATTTTAG AGTGCGTAAGAGAACCGAAAGAGAAGAGCGTCAAACACAGGGCGACCTGTGGAAGAGCCAACGGGCCTGTGAACAGCTGGACAGCCAGAAG GGCATCACTGCTCCCAGAGAGAGCTGGTACTGGCCTGAAGTAGTGAAAGATGAGGAGGCGGAGCTTCTGGAGGAAGAGGAAACAAAACCTGAGGGAAGTgacgatgaggaggaggaggaggaggaactAACA CCTTTAGACAAGCTGCAGTTTCTCACCTCGTATTTGCGAGGAGTCCATTTTTACTGCATATGGTGTGGGACGGCGTTTGATG ATGAAGATGACTTGAGCTCAAACTGTCCCGGTGACACGGCAGCAGATCATGACGACTAA